The proteins below are encoded in one region of Podarcis raffonei isolate rPodRaf1 chromosome 8, rPodRaf1.pri, whole genome shotgun sequence:
- the CALML6 gene encoding calmodulin-like protein 6 isoform X2: MFDEEGNGLVKTDELERLMSLIGINPTKRELVTMAKDVDKDNKGTFNCDGFLVLMGIYHEKSKNQDEELRAAFKVFDQEHKGYIDWNTLKYVLMNAGEPLNEQEAELMMKEADKDGDGTIDYEEFVAMMTGESFKLTQ; encoded by the exons ATGTTTGATGAAGAGGGGAACGGCTTGGTGAAAACGGATGAGCTGGAGAGGCTCATGAGCCTGATTGGCATCAACCCCACCAAGAGAGAGCTGGTGACGATGGCAAAGGATGTGGACAAAGACA ACAAAGGCACCTTCAACTGTGATGGGTTCCTGGTTTTGATGGGGATTTACCACGAAAAGTCAAAAAACCAGGATGAAGAGCTAAGGGCAGCTTTCAAGGTCTTTGATCAGGAGCACAAAGGCTACATTGACTGGAACACCTTGAA GTACGTGCTGATGAACGCCGGGGAGCCGCTGAACGAACAGGAAGCAGAACTCATGATGAAAGAAGCTGACAAAGACGGGGATGGGACCATTGACTACGAAG AGTTTGTGGCGATGATGACCGGCGAATCATTTAAATTGACCCAATAA
- the CALML6 gene encoding calmodulin-like protein 6 isoform X1 — MSIALTPEQITEYKGIFEMFDEEGNGLVKTDELERLMSLIGINPTKRELVTMAKDVDKDNKGTFNCDGFLVLMGIYHEKSKNQDEELRAAFKVFDQEHKGYIDWNTLKYVLMNAGEPLNEQEAELMMKEADKDGDGTIDYEEFVAMMTGESFKLTQ, encoded by the exons ATG TCAATCGCCCTGACGCCGGAGCAGATCACCGAGTACAAGGGCATCTTTGAGATGTTTGATGAAGAGGGGAACGGCTTGGTGAAAACGGATGAGCTGGAGAGGCTCATGAGCCTGATTGGCATCAACCCCACCAAGAGAGAGCTGGTGACGATGGCAAAGGATGTGGACAAAGACA ACAAAGGCACCTTCAACTGTGATGGGTTCCTGGTTTTGATGGGGATTTACCACGAAAAGTCAAAAAACCAGGATGAAGAGCTAAGGGCAGCTTTCAAGGTCTTTGATCAGGAGCACAAAGGCTACATTGACTGGAACACCTTGAA GTACGTGCTGATGAACGCCGGGGAGCCGCTGAACGAACAGGAAGCAGAACTCATGATGAAAGAAGCTGACAAAGACGGGGATGGGACCATTGACTACGAAG AGTTTGTGGCGATGATGACCGGCGAATCATTTAAATTGACCCAATAA